Within Runella rosea, the genomic segment TTGGGGTGATTGAGTCAGGAATGTTTACGGAGGTCTCCGGGCAAAAGCATGTCGCCAAAGGTGATTTTTTGTCGTTTTTTACCAATTGGGAACGTTTCACGCGCTACATGAAGTGTATCGGTATTGGATTGCCTACGTGGTTTGTTATCGGAATTTTGGCCACGTTCAGCAATGAGTTCGGCAAAGCACTCGGTATTTCCGAACCCATCAAGCCCGGCTTAGCCATTATGTGGTGTTATGTTGGTTTGGCGGGCGGCGACTTGGCTAGCGGTTTTCTCAGTCATTATTTTCATTCGCGCAAGAAAGCCGTGGCGGCTTTGATGGCTTTTTCAGGAATATTCAGCATTATTTATCTCTACGCAGGGGTCAATACTCCCTTTGCTTTATATAGTCTTTGTACCCTAATGGGCTTTGGGATTGGCTACTGGGCTATGTTTGTGACAATCGGCGCCGAGCAGTTTGGTACCAATTTGCGCGCTACGGCCGCTACCACCATTCCCAATATGGTTCGTGGTATGGTGATTCTGATGACCACGCTTTTTGCGGGCTTCAAAACTGGTACTTTGGATGTTTTTGGGGCTTTCGAGCTTACCGTACCGCAGTTGGGTGTGATTGGTGCGGGTACTTTAGTGGGTATCATCAGCTACGCCTTAGGTTTTTATTCTACCCTGACCGTTCCTGAAACGCACGGCAAAGACCTTGATTTTATTGAAGAATAAATAATCTCTCTTAAACCTCACCCTTAATCCTTCTCCTTGCCAAGGAGAAGGAAATATTTATGAGCAAAATCTCTTATCGTGCGCTTTTTACGTTGCCTGTCATCGTTTCGGCATTGGGCTTCTTTGTGGATGTGTATGATCTCTTGATTTTCAGTATCGTACGGGTGCCGAGCCTGCAATCAATGGGATATTCAGAAGCGGAAGTCTCTAAAATCGGAACTTTTATTTTTAACTCTCAACAGGCGGGATTGCTGGTAGGTGGGATTTTGTGGGGAGTTTTGGGCGATAAAAAAGGACGGCTATCGGTGCTGTTTGGCTCTATTATTACCTATTCATTGGCCAATATTGCCTGCGGTTTTGTACAAGAACCCAATACCTACGCCTTACTGCGGTTTGTGGCGGGGGTAGGTCTCTCGGGAGAAATAGGCGCGGCAATGACCCTTGTTACCGAGATTATTCCCAAAGAGATTCGTAGCCTTGGCCCTACGATTGTGGCGGCGGTGGGCTACTTAGGGGCGGGAGCAGCTTATTTAACGCAAGAATGGTTTGAGTGGCGCACGGCGTATATGGTTGGCGGTGGTATGGGGCTGTTGTTGCTTTTGCTGCGGATTCGGGTATTTGAGTCGGGGTTGTTTGAAGAAATGAAACAATCGAAGGTAAGTCGAGGGAATTTCTTTTATCTTTTTAGCAGTTGGCCCCGGTTTATTAAATACTTCAAATGCGTTATGATTGGTATTCCAACGTGGTTTGTGGTGGGTATTTTGGGCACTTTTGGCAATGAGTTCGGCAAAGCGCTCGGTATAGCCGAGACGATTTCGCCGGGCAAGTGCGTAATGTTTATTTATTTTGGACTCACAGCGGGCGACTTTTTCAGCGGTCCACTCAGTCAATGGCTGCAGTCGAGACATAAAGCCATTGGCTACCTGATGTTTTGCGGGGCGGTTAGCGTGGGTATTTATTTATACGGTGGAATTTCATCTCCTTCGGTGTTGTATGCGGTCTGCTTCTTGTCGGGGATATGTACGGGCTACATCGGTCTGTATTTGATGATGGTGGCTGAACTTTATGGTACCAACCTCCGCGCCACCGCTACTACTTCTGTGCCAAGCGTAGTACGAGGCATGGCGATTCCTATGACGCTTGCTTTTCAGGCCTTCAAACCTTCTTTGGGGGCTTTGGGAGGGGCTGCGTTATTGGGCTTGCTCTGTTATGGCATTGCGCTTTTTTCGCTTACCCGAATCGAAGAAACCTACGGCAAAGAGCTGGATTTTGTAGAATAAATATTGAGTAGGGGCGGGGTTTACCTCCGCCCTTTTTCGTAATTATATGCTGTTGATTAGATGCAGAGGCAAGACGTAGACGTAAGAGGGCAGACGTAAGAGGGCAGACGTAAGAGGGCAGACGCTAGGCCTGCCCCTACGGTTTTTAATTTTATCTCAAATTCACTTCTCCGTATTTCGAGACAATTTTTACTTTAGTTCCGCTGCCGTTACCAAATTTGCCCACGTATTGTTTGGTCATGCGGGGGCTGTGGCGGTTTGCATCATCTTTGCGGTCGTCGTCGTTTTGGGTGAACGAAACCTTGCGATCACCAGGGTACTTGAAGCCACCGTAGCTTACCGTAATATCAAAGTTACAGTCATTGTTTTCCATTGGAATGGTGACGGACGAATAACTTGCCTGAATGTCAACGTTATCGGCCGATTCATTCAATTGGTCAATTCTGAAGCCGCCCGAAAAACTGAGTTTGATTTTGCTGGAACCCTTTAAGTTGCCGATGCGTCCGCCAGAATAGCTGATTTGGCCGTCGAGGGTTTCTACTTCACCGATTTTCATTTTTCCAAACTTATTGTTCAACACAATATTGTTGGCTTTGTCTAATTCGAGGGTTGAGTAAGCAATATCAAGGTTTCCGTTGAGCAAGTGCTGAATTTCGGCTTTACCGTAGGCTACATCAATGTCATTTTTACTGCCTGACAAATCGGTGGCAATAAAACTCCCGTACTTGGATTCAATCACGAGCGGTGCTTTGAAAAAGGGGATATTTGTATTGCCAAAACGGTTCTTGACGGTCAATGGCGTGTTTTTGGGCATTGATACTGTGTAATCAATTTGTACAAAGTTCTTCTCGCCGTTGTTACTTTTCCAGCTCCAGTTTGAATTGCCGTTTTTGTTGATAATGGTACGTATGCTGATTTGATTCCCTTCTTTTTTGTCTTCAATACTTACACCATCCAAATACTGCTGAACGCGCTCGTCGCTGTTGGCATTGGCGGTGATGCTGATGTCAACGCGGATTTCACTTTTGTCCCAAAGGTTGATTTTTACCTGTCCGAATTGATTGTCAATCAGTAAGGTTTCTTTGGTCGAAACGTCATACATTTTAATGACGGATTTCTTTTTCTCGATGCTGCCGTATTCGCTGGCACAGACGCTGAGGGTACATAATAAGCCGATAATTATTAACCAATAACTACCTGACTTATATGAGTTTATCGTTTGCATGGTTGTTTTTGTTTTTGATGCGTTGGATAATATCCAACTGTTGGTTCAATAGGTCAATCTGCCATTGCAGGTTCTGAATCATGGCCTGAATCACCGTTTCCTGGTTGGGGTTCTT encodes:
- a CDS encoding MFS transporter, with product MSKPSTQNSLFGLPVIVAALGYFVDIYDLLLFGIVRVPSLRDLGLNEQEVSAIGASIINWQMGGLLLGGILWGVLGDKRGRLSVLFGSIITYSIANVLCGFIQDTPFMSAPDLYKYLRFIAGIGLAGELGAGITLVSEILPKELRAIGTSLVAGIGLLGAVVAYFTVEIFGDWRIAYFVGGGLGFGLLLLRIGVIESGMFTEVSGQKHVAKGDFLSFFTNWERFTRYMKCIGIGLPTWFVIGILATFSNEFGKALGISEPIKPGLAIMWCYVGLAGGDLASGFLSHYFHSRKKAVAALMAFSGIFSIIYLYAGVNTPFALYSLCTLMGFGIGYWAMFVTIGAEQFGTNLRATAATTIPNMVRGMVILMTTLFAGFKTGTLDVFGAFELTVPQLGVIGAGTLVGIISYALGFYSTLTVPETHGKDLDFIEE
- a CDS encoding MFS transporter, with translation MSKISYRALFTLPVIVSALGFFVDVYDLLIFSIVRVPSLQSMGYSEAEVSKIGTFIFNSQQAGLLVGGILWGVLGDKKGRLSVLFGSIITYSLANIACGFVQEPNTYALLRFVAGVGLSGEIGAAMTLVTEIIPKEIRSLGPTIVAAVGYLGAGAAYLTQEWFEWRTAYMVGGGMGLLLLLLRIRVFESGLFEEMKQSKVSRGNFFYLFSSWPRFIKYFKCVMIGIPTWFVVGILGTFGNEFGKALGIAETISPGKCVMFIYFGLTAGDFFSGPLSQWLQSRHKAIGYLMFCGAVSVGIYLYGGISSPSVLYAVCFLSGICTGYIGLYLMMVAELYGTNLRATATTSVPSVVRGMAIPMTLAFQAFKPSLGALGGAALLGLLCYGIALFSLTRIEETYGKELDFVE